A single genomic interval of Helianthus annuus cultivar XRQ/B chromosome 6, HanXRQr2.0-SUNRISE, whole genome shotgun sequence harbors:
- the LOC110945101 gene encoding uncharacterized protein LOC110945101, whose translation MSNSQKRRRTFTKSLSSPDASTSVPIRPSFTSCTNEISNSTYIDNGDCTCICEHCNALFWYDEHVNAMSSNRACYNHCCKHGRVKLDSPSLPPAALLHLFNKSEFLDNIRTYNSMFSMTSFGGIVDDSINDGSAPYIFKIEGQIYHWLGSFYPTPNERPRFLQMYLYDTENEVSNRLSVFGNDSRSQLNSETVALLIQILESSNKLVKLFRNARDLCRSADVTSFYIRLYNSYNSLRYDNPTQGCIGAIISDPGPESNGFDIVIRYRVAGPQRINILHPLYMSLQYPLLFIHGESGWSRDLRLQGSSSNKNNTLTRNMFYCYQLHDRANTYSLLLRGGRLFQQYLVDAYVSIEQDRLNFHRYNQNALRSEYMQGVHDAVRCGDTERKDIGKRIILPCTFTGGPRYMYKHYQDALAICKVHGNPQYFITFTCNVKWPEIHRYITKFPILKSEDRPYVIARVFHMKVTSFVNFLKVRRPFGNVTAGNLFASHYIQNSISVIELYSCYLKIVHLCCSNLYTIEFQKRGLPHCHLLLWVDEAHKIKDAAQLDAYISAEIPDPIKEQTLYTIVTDFMIHGPCGIAKPNSLCMALGSCKKNFPKDYEPVTRFDDNGYARYKRRQSTHSVQKNGISLDNGYVVPYNRSLLLHFHAHINVEYCGWSMLIKYLFKYISKGTDRVKYTIKKTSTPPGNSTGNAAIEIDEIKDFVDSRFICPHESAWRIFNFMIHERNPSVQMLSVHLENRQNVTFKDNEKLENVLRNPNAGRTTLTEWWESTGKCWLRRLTNKTPAIGRLAYIHPSAGDVFYLRMLLSHQKGCRSFVDIRTVAGEVLPTYRIACEKLGLLEMTMNGHLR comes from the exons ATGTCTAATTCTCAAAAACGTCGTCGTACATTTACTAAATCTCTTTCTTCTCCTGATGCGTCCACTTCAGTACCTATTCGTCCGTCTTTTACGTCATGTACCAATGAGATCTCTAATTCCACGTACATAGATAACGGTGATTGTACATGCATATGTGAACACTGCAATGCCTTATTTTGGTACGATGAACATGTCAATGCGATGTCTTCTAATCGTGCTTGCTATAATCATTGCTGTAAACATGGTCGTGTCAAGCTTGATTCTCCTTCCCTTCCTCCTGCAGCATTGTTACATCTATTTAATAAATCTGAATTTCTTGATAATATACGTACATACAATAGCATGTTCTCAATGACATCTTTTGGTGGAATAGTCGACGATTCTATCAATGATGGATCTGCTCCTTACATTTTCAAAATTGAAGGCCAGATTTACCATTGGCTTGGCTCTTTCTATCCAACACCAAATGAACGTCCTCGGTTCTTGCAAATGTACCTGTACGATACTGAAAATGAAGTTTCCAATAGACTAAGCGTATTCGGAAACGATAGCCGCTCGCAATTGAATTCTGAGACTGTCGCTTTGCTTATTCAAATCCTTGAGAGTAGTAACAAGCTGGTTAAACTTTTTAGGAACGCAAGAGATCTGTGTCGCTCAGCTGATGTAACCTCATTCTATATCCGTTTGTATAATTCTTATAACTCTTTACGTTATGATAATCCAACCCAAGGTTGCATTGGTGCTATTATCAGTGATCCTGGACCTGAGTCAAATGGGTTTGACATTGTTATTAGATATAGGGTCGCTGGCCCTCAAAGAATAAACATACTACACCCATTGTACATGTCATTGCAATATCCTTTGTTGTTTATTCATGGTGAAAGTGGCTGGTCCCGTGACTTACGCCTACAGGGTAGTAGCTCAAACAAAAATAATACTTTGACTAGGAATATGTTCTATTGCTACCAATTACATGATCGTGCCAATACCTATTCTTTACTACTAAGAGGTGGACGTCTTTTCCAACAATACCTGGTAGATGCTTATGTGTCCATCGAGCAAGACAGGCTTAACTTCCATAGATATAATCAAAATGCTCTTAGAAGTGAATACATGCAAGGAGTACACGATGCAGTAAGATGTGGAGATACCGAAAGAAAGGATATAGGCAAACGTATAATTTTGCCATGCACGTTTACCGGTGGTCCACGCTACATGTACAAACACTATCAGGATGCCTTGGCAATATGCAAAGTTCATGGAAACCCACAGTACTTCATTACGTTCACCTGCAATGTTAAATGGCCTGAGATTCATAGATACATCACCAAATTTCCAATCCTAAAATCGGAGGATCGTCCATATGTCATCGCACGAGTCTTCCATATGAAAGTTACTTCATTTGTAAATTTTCTTAAAGTTAGAAGACCATTTGGAAACGTTACTGCAGGTAACTTATTTGCCTCACATTATATACAAAACTCCATATCTGTTATAGAGTTATACTCATGTTACTTGAAAATCGTTCATTTATGTTGTTCAAACTTATACACCATAGAGTTCCAAAAAAGAGGTTTACCTCATTGTCACCTTCTTTTATGGGTTGATGAAGCACACAAAATAAAGGACGCTGCACAATTAGATGCCTACATATCAGCGGAAATTCCAGATCCCATCAAGGAGCAAACTTTGTATACAATTGTCACTGACTTCATGATACATGGACCTTGCGGCATCGCCAAACCTAACTCACTATGCATGGCATTAGGATCATGTAAGAAAAATTTCCCTAAGGATTATGAGCCTGTTACAAGATTCGATGACAATGGCTATGCACGCTATAAGAGACGTCAAAGTACTCACTCTGTTCAAAAGAATGGCATTTCATTAGATAATGGTTATGTTGTACCATACAACCGTTCTTTGTTGCTTCATTTTCATGCCCATATAAATGTCGAATACTGCGGGTGGAGTATGCTTATAAAATACCTTTTCAAATACATATCTAAAGGCACAGACCGTGTAAAATACACTATTAAAAAGACGTCTACCCCACCAGGCAACTCTACAGGCAATGCTGCAATAGAAATTGACGAAATTAAAGACTTTGTTGATAGCAGATTCATTTGTCCACATGAATCAGCTTGGAGAATCTTTAATTTCATGATTCATGAACGAAACCCTTCTGTTCAG ATGCTTTCTGTTCACCTAGAGAATAGGCAAAATGTCACATTCAAAGACAATGAGAAGCTTGAGAATGTCTTGCGCAATCCAAATGCCGGACGCACTACCTTAACAGAATG GTGGGAATCTACGGGAAAATGTTGGCTTCGCAGATTGACAAATAAAACACCAGCAATCGGTAGACTTGCATACATACATCCAAGTGCCGGTGACGTCTTTTACCTTCGAATGCTTTTATCACATCAAAAAGGTTGTAGGTCATTCGTAGACATACGAACCGTTGCTGGTGAAGTCCTTCCAACATATCGCATAGCGTGTGAGAAACTCGGCTTACTTGAGATGACAATGAATGGTCACTTGCGATAG
- the LOC110945100 gene encoding ATP-dependent DNA helicase pif1-like, translating into MSDDASHIHGIVNDEDQMQYFLYEIELLLHSGTPSTSLSDYGLPMPKPEVLASLTNRLLLEERNHDRQTLRIEHDSFRSSLHPEQNSIYEHVITSLSLNRQVLAFVYRHGGTGKTFLWKTIIAKLRSDGNIVLAVAASGIASLLLPSGRTAHSRFKIPIDLTDESLCYIKKKTQLAQLLTETSLIVWDEAPMNDRRCFESLDKSLKDLLGDCSRPFGGKSVLLSGDFRQTLPVKPKASKTGILNSALPRSYLWPYFNVYKLTENMRLQRPNMDLANRTQVASFSAWQGGRRGIRHTRR; encoded by the coding sequence ATGAGTGATGATGCAAGTCATATACATGGCATAGTAAATGACGAAGATCAAATGCAATATTTTCTTTATGAAATTGAGTTGTTATTACATTCTGGGACACCCTCGACTTCATTGTCTGATTACGGATTACCCATGCCTAAACCAGAAGTGCTTGCATCATTGACTAATCGACTGTTGTTGGAAGAGAGAAATCACGATAGACAAACACTTAGAATTGAGCATGACTCATTCCGCTCCAGCCTACATCCAGAGCAAAATTCTATTTATGAACATGTGATAACATCTTTATCACTAAACAGACAAGTTCTGGCATTTGTTTATAGGCATGGTGGGACTGGAAAGACTTTCCTATGGAAAACAATTATTGCCAAACTACGTTCTGATGGCAACATTGTTTTGGCAGTTGCAGCCTCAGGTATTGCTTCGTTGTTACTTCCCTCTGGCAGAACAGCTCATTCACGATTTAAAATACCGATAGATCTGACCGATGAATCACTATGCTATATAAAGAAAAAGACACAACTTGCTCAGCTGCTAACAGAAACCTCACTTATAGTTTGGGATGAGGCTCCAATGAATGATCGACGATGCTTTGAATCATTAGACAAAAGCCTAAAAGATTTATTAGGTGATTGTAGCAGGCCATTCGGTGGCAAATCAGTTCTCTTAAGCGGCGATTTCCGTCAGACTTTACCCGTTAAACCAAAAGCATCTAAAACGGGAATCTTAAACTCGGCATTACCTAGGTCGTATCTATGGCCTTACTTCAACGTTTACAAGCTGACCGAGAACATGCGACTACAACGGCCAAACATGGATTTAGCAAACAGAACTCAGGTTGCTTCCTTCTCAGCATGGCAAGGTGGGCGACGGGGTATTAGGCACACCAGACGATGA
- the LOC110945099 gene encoding ATP-dependent DNA helicase PIF1-like: MIPPGDNAIKELTRFIYDSPTLENPTAQSLSEKAIVCPQNDTVDEINTMVLGMTSGNSKTYLSTDSINPRAGCHGDIDLLYPTEYLAMLNFNGLPPHELELKVNVPVILIRNINQTSGLCNGTRMIVTQLLSRVIEAQIMTGTAIGRRVYIPRITLTHVDEQLPFTFKRKQFPLKLCYAMTINKSQGQSLNKIGIYLPEPVFGHGQLYVALSRATSPQSLKILFVPNANAPLKEIDDALANN, encoded by the coding sequence ATGATACCTCCAGGAGATAATGCTATCAAAGAACTCACTCGATTCATCTACGATAGCCCAACTCTTGAGAATCCAACTGCTCAGAGTCTCTCTGAAAAAGCAATAGTTTGCCCACAAAATGATACCGTGGATGAAATAAATACAATGGTTCTTGGCATGACTTCGGGAAATAGCAAGACTTATCTTAGCACAGACTCAATAAACCCGCGTGCCGGCTGCCATGGCGATATCGACTTGCTCTATCCAACGGAATACCTAGCTATGCTGAATTTCAACGGTTTGCCCCCACATGAATTAGAGCTAAAGGTTAATGTTCCAGTAATACTTATTCGTAACATCAATCAAACATCTGGACTTTGCAATGGCACAAGGATGATCGTCACTCAACTATTGTCCAGAGTCATTGAGGCACAAATTATGACCGGTACAGCAATAGGACGACGTGTCTATATACCTCGAATCACGTTGACTCACGTAGATGAACAACTTCCTTTCACTTTCAAAAGAAAACAATTTCCGCTAAAACTTTGTTATGCAATGACGATAAATAAAAGTCAAGGTCAATCACTGAACAAAATTGGTATCTATCTTCCTGAACCAGTGTTTGGGCATGGTCAACTCTATGTGGCACTTTCACGTGCCACATCTCCGCAATCACTGAAAATTTTATTTGTTCCAAATGCTAATGCGCCACTAAAGGAAATAGATGACGCTTTGGCCAATAATTAA